A portion of the Stigmatopora argus isolate UIUO_Sarg chromosome 15, RoL_Sarg_1.0, whole genome shotgun sequence genome contains these proteins:
- the ubr1 gene encoding E3 ubiquitin-protein ligase UBR1 isoform X1: MAEAKQPFDEVELLKEWQASADLKPALYDYLRTWVPQIYCYKAESNLKEEEEQVQRQLLRPLECFLFGEDPDEGVKKFKQSTSSSQLCGRVFKEGETVYSCRDCAIDPTCVLCMDCFQESVHKNHRYKMHASSGGGFCDCGDVEAWKIGPCCSKHDPEATTAMVTNDCSLEPELCQRVETLFRVLLNYFTDFMDWAEGQQLLGLLKPEEKENTFFCMLYNDEHHSYDHVIYTLQRSVNCDQSEAQNYMALIDKEGRRAVKKGSLESCEQAKELIKYNSEHISLQPLHVEVLHSSVVAHQTFALRLGLWFQQIIGYSVGFRQAFCRVAMEPNAEPTNICCISRLMLLDAKLYKGARKIVHELIFCSLLMETEFKRLFAIEFTKLYKDLQHNFIDDDHERSISITLLSVQIFTVPTLARYLIEETNVITRIVNTVMALLMEHLDVNNRFFFLGYNSEKFSRIQVIFHDLRYILISIPSTWSCKLRKQFKEGFNAFLGLLKCMQGMEEVMRQFGQHIAVEPEWEAGFALQIQLRHILAMFQDWCASDDKILLEAFRDCHRVLQQSNNQPFSKEATDHYICKQILNLRPYKVSQEPVSIHLPLSRLLAGLYVLICKNGLCEQLFIKECYDFSQLAEHPLRCVVLAAQVSAEMWRRNGLSLVSQVYYYQDVRCREEMYDKDILMLQIAASRMDANHFIMLLLIRFELLSYFNEGYFIRDHVPNELLSLQWNRLSEEMLYLIIVIVGERYIPGVTNVTKEDVTMREVIHLLCIEPMAHSSLVKGLPDNESHETGLESVIDSVATFKKPGVSGHGLYEVKREHLVHFNPFFYHYSKSQHSKAEESQKKRRVHEGADKALRPPVPPPFCPAFSNIVNLLCCDVLVHILKCLLQRAAEEKSNLWSEIMIQRALHIIGQALLEEKRQLEEDASEDVAFDFSLKARRVEHNKSLFLFLSKIKGVRLLETQKDMVTWLLQMFQIIKCLREKSSPTTSMSMETSKPEESVQDKEKAERKRKAEAAKLHRQKIMAQMSAMQKNFIESNKMLYENMPESGMHGEPVTLMESAIEQKELRVAIGPQRGSTPAEREVLTCILCQEEQEVASRAPAMVLTACVQRSTVLTQCRGKMPTSSEDETAASYPLFMPPDLVVGTHTGSCGHVMHATCWQKYFEAVQSTSRNRLHTELIIDLENGEYLCPLCKSLCNTVVPLIPLEPLVFNYENAEIIGQHLTLTRWIHILDARIKGLQSLTQDNDCNMETINEGDATLCGESQTDFRAILSYGVQEPRKLSDGIVEMLAVCATTVHRVGLQTAPNELCPRVPLMAWNTCAFTVQAIENILYDKPLFGSLQNRQLAGLKAIVQFSAAERIKSPQAVIQRHFTDMLAVLLPVISRKNTPSILEVDFFHLLVGLVLSLPSLYQEETVDLQPSPVSSAYNHLYIVHLVTMAHVLQVMLLATDLPVVVGDEETEEARTAAELHAVVSQHTGRPLPEVPGSAVAQRVKTGIESFLRCAALFFSCLTGVRPPEELSCSTVSSQGQMEALCSYLALPSNVFQLFQEHKDTVAPLLHRWCSSPAVTKGLKGKTQTVRYPRRRNRLIDLPEDYSTLLNQASHFQCPKSADDERKHPTLCLFCGAMLCSQSSCCLSQLEGEVVGACTAHAATCGAGVGMFLRVRECEIVLMASKTRGSTYPAPYLDDYGETDPHLGRGNPLHLCPERYRKLKQMWKQHCILEEIARSLELVNVMFAFDWQML; this comes from the exons GAATGGCAGGCATCCGCAGATCTGAAACCGGCCCTGTACGACTACTTGAGGACGTGGGTACCTCAAATTTACTGTTACAAGGCGGAGTCCAacttaaaagaagaagaagagcaagTCCAAAGACAACTACTCCGTCCACTCGAGTGCTTTCTGTTTGGTGAAGATCCCGATGAAGGTGTAAAGAAGTTCAAGCAGAGCACTTCATCTTCCCAGCTCTGTGGCCGGGTCTTCAAAGAAGGAGAGACAGTCTACTCTTGCAG GGATTGTGCAATAGATCCTACATGTGTACTATGCATGGACTGCTTCCAGGAGAGCGTGCACAAAAATCATCGTTACAAG atgCACGCATCATCTGGTGGGGGGTTCTGCGACTGTGGCGATGTGGAAGCCTGGAAAATTGGCCCGTGCTGTTCCAAACACGATCCAGAGGCAACCACTGCCATGGTTACG AATGACTGTTCATTGGAGCCAGAACTGTGTCAGCGTGTTGAGACGCTCTTCAGGGTATTGCTGAACTACTTCACAGATTTCATGGACTGGGCGGAAGGGCAGCAGCTTTTAGGTCTACTCAAACCCGA GGAAAAAGAGAACACATTCTTCTGTATGTTATACAATGATGAGCACCATTCATACGACCATGTGATCTACACCCTGCAGCGGTCTGTTAATTGTGATCAGTCTGAAGCACAGAATTACATGGCACTTATTGACAAGGAG GGTCGGCGGGCAGTAAAGAAAGGAAGCCTAGAGTCATGCGAGCAAGCAAAAGAGCTCATCAAG TACAACTCGGAGCATATTTCCCTGCAACCGCTACACGTAGAAGTCCTCCACTCATCCGTCGTTGCTCACCAAACATTCGCCCTGCGTCTGGGTCTCTGGTTCCAGCAGATCATCGGTTACTCAG TGGGCTTCAGGCAGGCCTTCTGCCGAGTTGCAATGGAGCCCAACGCAGAACCGACCAACATTTGCTGCATCAGCAGGCTCATGTTGCTCGATGCCAAACTATATAAAG GAGCGCGCAAAATTGTACACGAGCTCATTTTCTGTAGCTTACTCATGGAGACTGAATTCAAGAGGCTTTTTGCAATAGAGTTCACAAAG CTGTACAAGGATCTACAGCATAACTTTATTGATGACGATCATGAACGGAGTATTTCCATTACTTTACTGTCTGTTCAGATCTTTACTGTGCCCACACTG GCCAGGTACCTGATTGAAGAAACAAATGTCATTACAAGGATAGTTAATACAGTCATGGCCCTGTTAATGGAGCATTTAGATGTAAACAATCGCTTCTTTTTCCTCGGTTACAACTCTGAGAAGTTCTCCCGTATCCAGGTCATTTTCCATGACCTCAG GTATATTCTGATCAGTATACCGTCTACATGGAGTTGTAAGCTTCGGAAACAGTTCAAAGAAGGCTTCAATGCCTTTCTTGGCCTTCTCAAATGCATGCAG GGTATGGAAGAAGTTATGCGTCAGTTTGGTCAACACATTGCTGTCGAGCCTGAGTGGGAAGCCGGATTTGCGTTGCAGATCCAACTCCGACACATTCTCGCAATGTTCCAAGACTGGTGCGCTTCCGAT GACAAGATTCTGCTAGAAGCCTTCCGAGATTGCCACAGAGTTTTGCAGCAAAGCAACAATCAACCTTTCTCCAAGGAGGCAACCGACCACTACATATGCAAACAGATCCTCAATCTTCGGCCCTACAAAGTGTCTCAGGAACCTGTCAGCATACATTTACCCCTATCCAGACTGCTTGCAG GCTTGTATGTGCTTATTTGCAAGAACGGGTTATGTGAGCAACTGTTTATCAAG GAATGTTACGACTTCTCCCAATTGGCTGAGCATCCTCTGCGATGCGTGGTACTTGCTGCACAGGTATCCGCTGAAATGTGGCGCAGGAACGGGCTGTCTTTGGTTAGCCAG GTGTACTACTATCAAGACGTGCGATGTAGAGAGGAGATGTATGACAAAGACATCCTTATGCTTCAG ATAGCTGCTTCGAGGATGGACGCCAACCATTTTATCATGCTGCTCTTAATCAGATTTGAGCTCTTGAGTTACTTCAATGAAGGTTATTTCATCCGAGACCACGTACCC AACGAATTATTATCGTTGCAGTGGAATCGACTGTCAGAAGAGATGCTGTATCTCATTATCGTCATAGTTG GTGAGCGCTACATTCCCGGTGTCACTAACGTAACCAAAGAGGACGTAACCATGAGGGAAGTCATCCACCTGCTGTGTATCGAGCCCATGGCACATAGTAGTTTGGTCAAAGGCCTGCCGGATAAC gaGAGCCACGAAACAGGTCTGGAGTCTGTAATCGATAGTGTTGCTACATTCAA gAAACCAGGAGTGTCTGGGCACGGATTATATGAAGTGAAAAGGGAGCACTTGGTTCATTTCAACCCTTTCTTCTACCATTATTCAAAATCACAGCACAGCAAG GCTGAAGAGTCACAAAAAAAGAGGCGTGTTCACGAGGGGGCCGACAAAG cTCTGCGTCCTCCGGTGCCACCCCCTTTCTGTCCGGCCTTCTCCAACATAGTAAACCTTCTCTGCTGCGATGTCCTCGTCCACATCCTCAAATGCCTGCTGCAGAGGGCAGCTGAGGAAAAGTCCAATCTTTGGAGTGAAATCATGATCCAACGG GCCTTGCACATTATTGGCCAGGCTTTGCTTGAAGAAAAACGACAACTGGAGGAAGACGCTTCAGAGGACGTCGCTTTTGATTTTAGCCTGAAGGCTCGCA GAGTCGAACACAACAAGTCTTTGTTCCTCTTTCTGTCGAAAATTAAAGGTGTTCGTTTGCTCGAAACCCAAAAGGACATGGTCACATGGCTTCTACAG ATGTTTCAAATTATCAAGTGCCTCAGAGAGAAGTCCAGTCCAACTACCTCGATGAGTATGGAGACAAGCAAGCCTGAAGAG AGTGTTCAAGACAAAGAAAAAGCAGAGCGCAAAAGAAAGGCAGAAGCTGCCAAACTTCACCGCCAGAAAATTATGGCCCAGATGTCAGCTATGCAGAAAAACTTCATTGAGTCAAACAAGATGCTTTATGAAAACATGCCAGAAAGCGGCATGCACGGAGAGCCTGTTACATTGATGGAGAG TGCAATTGAACAGAAGGAGCTGCGTGTCGCCATTGGGCCCCAACGAGGATCCACCCCCGCAGAACGGGAGGTGCTGACCTGCATTCTTTGTCAGGAGGAGCAGGAAGTGGCATCCCGAGCTCCGGCCATGGTACTGACTGCTTGTGTGCAAAGATCCACAGTGCTGACCCAGTGCAGAGGCAAAATGCCCACCAGCAGTGAAGACG aaacagCAGCATCCTACCCGTTATTCATGCCTCCGGATTTGGTTGTGGGAACCCACACGGGAAGCTGTGGACATGTCATGCATGCCACCTGTTGGCAAAA ATATTTTGAAGCGGTCCAGAGCACCTCTAGAAACCGACTCCACACTGAACTAATCATCGACCTTGAGAATGGGGAGTACCTGTGTCCCCTGTGCAAGTCTCTCTGCAACACCGTTGTCCCCTTGATCCCCCTGGAGCCACTTGTATTTAACTA TGAAAATGCAGAGATAATTGGTCAACATTTGACCTTAACTCGCTGGATCCATATCCTTGACGCCAGGATTAAAGGACTCCAATCCCTCACGCAGGATAACG ATTGCAACATGGAAACTATTAATGAGGGCGATGCAACGTTATGCGGAGAGAGTCAGACGGATTTTAGAGCTATACTGAGCTACGGCGTGCAAGAACC GAGGAAGCTTTCCGACGGTATAGTAGAGATGCTGGCTGTGTGCGCCACCACGGTGCACCGAGTCGGGCTTCAGACGGCACCCAATGAGCTGTGCCCACGTGTGCCCCTCATGGCCTGGAACACCTGCGCCTTCACTGTTCAGGCCATCG AAAACATCTTGTACGACAAGCCGCTCTTTGGGTCTTTACAAAATAGACAG TTGGCAGGTCTGAAGGCGATTGTGCAGTTTTCAGCAGCAGAGAGAATAAAAAGCCCCCAGGCTGTTATCCAAAGACACTTCACTGATATGTTAGCAG TTTTGCTGCCGGTCATAAGCAGAAAGAATACACCTTCGATTTTGGAAGTTGACTTCTTCCATCTTCTG GTGGGATTAGTGTTGTCTTTGCCCTCGTTGTATCAGGAGGAGACGGTAGACTTGCAGCCGTCTCCTGTCAGCTCTGCCTACAACCACCTATACATCGTGCATCTGGTTACAATGGCTCATGTGCTGCAGGTGATGCTCCTCGCAACAG ACCTTCCCGTAGTGGTTGGTGATGAGGAAACGGAGGAGGCAAGAACAGCAGCAGAACTTCACGCTGTTGTGTCACAGCACACTGGAAG GCCACTTCCTGAGGTGCCAGGCAGCGCTGTAGCTCAAAGAGTGAAGACAGGAATCGAGTCTTTTTTGCGCTGTGCCGCTCTCTTTTTCAGCTGCCTTACTGGCGTTCGTCCTCCAGAGGAGCTTTCTTGTAGCACAG TTTCTTCTCAAGGTCAGATGGAAGCATTATGCAGTTACTTGGCACTTCCCTCCAATGTGTTCCAGCTCTTCCAGGAACACAAAGACACTGTGGCACCCCTGCTGCATAG GTGGTGCAGCAGTCCAGCAGTAACCAAAGGTCTGAAAGGCAAGACCCAGACAGTCAG ATACCCGAGGAGAAGAAATCGACTTATTGACCTCCCAGAGGATTACAGCACTTTGTTAAATCAAGCCAGCCATTTTCA ATGTCCCAAGTCTGCGGACGATGAGCGAAAGCATCCCACTCTGTGCCTCTTCTGTGGCGCCATGCTATGCTCCCAGAGTTCCTGCTGCCTCAGTCAGCTGGAGGGAGAAGTTGTGGGGGCCTGCACCGCGCATGCCGCCACTTGTGGCGCAGGAGTTGGCATGTTTCTCAG GGTACGAGAGTGTGAAATTGTACTGATGGCCAGTAAAACCAGAGGAAGCACATATCCTGCTCCATATTTGGATGACTACGGAGAGACTGATCCTCACCTTGG GAGGGGCAATCCACTGCATCTTTGTCCAGAACGCTACCGCAAGTTGAAGCAGATGTGGAAACAGCATTGCATCCTGGAGGAGATCGCTCGCAGCCTGGAGCTGGTCAATGTCATGTTTGCTTTCGACTGGCAAATGTTGTGA
- the ubr1 gene encoding E3 ubiquitin-protein ligase UBR1 isoform X2, translated as MAEAKQPFDEVELLKEWQASADLKPALYDYLRTWVPQIYCYKAESNLKEEEEQVQRQLLRPLECFLFGEDPDEGVKKFKQSTSSSQLCGRVFKEGETVYSCRDCAIDPTCVLCMDCFQESVHKNHRYKMHASSGGGFCDCGDVEAWKIGPCCSKHDPEATTAMVTNDCSLEPELCQRVETLFRVLLNYFTDFMDWAEGQQLLGLLKPEEKENTFFCMLYNDEHHSYDHVIYTLQRSVNCDQSEAQNYMALIDKEGRRAVKKGSLESCEQAKELIKYNSEHISLQPLHVEVLHSSVVAHQTFALRLGLWFQQIIGYSVGFRQAFCRVAMEPNAEPTNICCISRLMLLDAKLYKGARKIVHELIFCSLLMETEFKRLFAIEFTKLYKDLQHNFIDDDHERSISITLLSVQIFTVPTLARYLIEETNVITRIVNTVMALLMEHLDVNNRFFFLGYNSEKFSRIQVIFHDLRYILISIPSTWSCKLRKQFKEGFNAFLGLLKCMQGMEEVMRQFGQHIAVEPEWEAGFALQIQLRHILAMFQDWCASDDKILLEAFRDCHRVLQQSNNQPFSKEATDHYICKQILNLRPYKVSQEPVSIHLPLSRLLAGLYVLICKNGLCEQLFIKECYDFSQLAEHPLRCVVLAAQVSAEMWRRNGLSLVSQVYYYQDVRCREEMYDKDILMLQIAASRMDANHFIMLLLIRFELLSYFNEGYFIRDHVPWNRLSEEMLYLIIVIVGERYIPGVTNVTKEDVTMREVIHLLCIEPMAHSSLVKGLPDNESHETGLESVIDSVATFKKPGVSGHGLYEVKREHLVHFNPFFYHYSKSQHSKAEESQKKRRVHEGADKALRPPVPPPFCPAFSNIVNLLCCDVLVHILKCLLQRAAEEKSNLWSEIMIQRALHIIGQALLEEKRQLEEDASEDVAFDFSLKARRVEHNKSLFLFLSKIKGVRLLETQKDMVTWLLQMFQIIKCLREKSSPTTSMSMETSKPEESVQDKEKAERKRKAEAAKLHRQKIMAQMSAMQKNFIESNKMLYENMPESGMHGEPVTLMESAIEQKELRVAIGPQRGSTPAEREVLTCILCQEEQEVASRAPAMVLTACVQRSTVLTQCRGKMPTSSEDETAASYPLFMPPDLVVGTHTGSCGHVMHATCWQKYFEAVQSTSRNRLHTELIIDLENGEYLCPLCKSLCNTVVPLIPLEPLVFNYENAEIIGQHLTLTRWIHILDARIKGLQSLTQDNDCNMETINEGDATLCGESQTDFRAILSYGVQEPRKLSDGIVEMLAVCATTVHRVGLQTAPNELCPRVPLMAWNTCAFTVQAIENILYDKPLFGSLQNRQLAGLKAIVQFSAAERIKSPQAVIQRHFTDMLAVLLPVISRKNTPSILEVDFFHLLVGLVLSLPSLYQEETVDLQPSPVSSAYNHLYIVHLVTMAHVLQVMLLATDLPVVVGDEETEEARTAAELHAVVSQHTGRPLPEVPGSAVAQRVKTGIESFLRCAALFFSCLTGVRPPEELSCSTVSSQGQMEALCSYLALPSNVFQLFQEHKDTVAPLLHRWCSSPAVTKGLKGKTQTVRYPRRRNRLIDLPEDYSTLLNQASHFQCPKSADDERKHPTLCLFCGAMLCSQSSCCLSQLEGEVVGACTAHAATCGAGVGMFLRVRECEIVLMASKTRGSTYPAPYLDDYGETDPHLGRGNPLHLCPERYRKLKQMWKQHCILEEIARSLELVNVMFAFDWQML; from the exons GAATGGCAGGCATCCGCAGATCTGAAACCGGCCCTGTACGACTACTTGAGGACGTGGGTACCTCAAATTTACTGTTACAAGGCGGAGTCCAacttaaaagaagaagaagagcaagTCCAAAGACAACTACTCCGTCCACTCGAGTGCTTTCTGTTTGGTGAAGATCCCGATGAAGGTGTAAAGAAGTTCAAGCAGAGCACTTCATCTTCCCAGCTCTGTGGCCGGGTCTTCAAAGAAGGAGAGACAGTCTACTCTTGCAG GGATTGTGCAATAGATCCTACATGTGTACTATGCATGGACTGCTTCCAGGAGAGCGTGCACAAAAATCATCGTTACAAG atgCACGCATCATCTGGTGGGGGGTTCTGCGACTGTGGCGATGTGGAAGCCTGGAAAATTGGCCCGTGCTGTTCCAAACACGATCCAGAGGCAACCACTGCCATGGTTACG AATGACTGTTCATTGGAGCCAGAACTGTGTCAGCGTGTTGAGACGCTCTTCAGGGTATTGCTGAACTACTTCACAGATTTCATGGACTGGGCGGAAGGGCAGCAGCTTTTAGGTCTACTCAAACCCGA GGAAAAAGAGAACACATTCTTCTGTATGTTATACAATGATGAGCACCATTCATACGACCATGTGATCTACACCCTGCAGCGGTCTGTTAATTGTGATCAGTCTGAAGCACAGAATTACATGGCACTTATTGACAAGGAG GGTCGGCGGGCAGTAAAGAAAGGAAGCCTAGAGTCATGCGAGCAAGCAAAAGAGCTCATCAAG TACAACTCGGAGCATATTTCCCTGCAACCGCTACACGTAGAAGTCCTCCACTCATCCGTCGTTGCTCACCAAACATTCGCCCTGCGTCTGGGTCTCTGGTTCCAGCAGATCATCGGTTACTCAG TGGGCTTCAGGCAGGCCTTCTGCCGAGTTGCAATGGAGCCCAACGCAGAACCGACCAACATTTGCTGCATCAGCAGGCTCATGTTGCTCGATGCCAAACTATATAAAG GAGCGCGCAAAATTGTACACGAGCTCATTTTCTGTAGCTTACTCATGGAGACTGAATTCAAGAGGCTTTTTGCAATAGAGTTCACAAAG CTGTACAAGGATCTACAGCATAACTTTATTGATGACGATCATGAACGGAGTATTTCCATTACTTTACTGTCTGTTCAGATCTTTACTGTGCCCACACTG GCCAGGTACCTGATTGAAGAAACAAATGTCATTACAAGGATAGTTAATACAGTCATGGCCCTGTTAATGGAGCATTTAGATGTAAACAATCGCTTCTTTTTCCTCGGTTACAACTCTGAGAAGTTCTCCCGTATCCAGGTCATTTTCCATGACCTCAG GTATATTCTGATCAGTATACCGTCTACATGGAGTTGTAAGCTTCGGAAACAGTTCAAAGAAGGCTTCAATGCCTTTCTTGGCCTTCTCAAATGCATGCAG GGTATGGAAGAAGTTATGCGTCAGTTTGGTCAACACATTGCTGTCGAGCCTGAGTGGGAAGCCGGATTTGCGTTGCAGATCCAACTCCGACACATTCTCGCAATGTTCCAAGACTGGTGCGCTTCCGAT GACAAGATTCTGCTAGAAGCCTTCCGAGATTGCCACAGAGTTTTGCAGCAAAGCAACAATCAACCTTTCTCCAAGGAGGCAACCGACCACTACATATGCAAACAGATCCTCAATCTTCGGCCCTACAAAGTGTCTCAGGAACCTGTCAGCATACATTTACCCCTATCCAGACTGCTTGCAG GCTTGTATGTGCTTATTTGCAAGAACGGGTTATGTGAGCAACTGTTTATCAAG GAATGTTACGACTTCTCCCAATTGGCTGAGCATCCTCTGCGATGCGTGGTACTTGCTGCACAGGTATCCGCTGAAATGTGGCGCAGGAACGGGCTGTCTTTGGTTAGCCAG GTGTACTACTATCAAGACGTGCGATGTAGAGAGGAGATGTATGACAAAGACATCCTTATGCTTCAG ATAGCTGCTTCGAGGATGGACGCCAACCATTTTATCATGCTGCTCTTAATCAGATTTGAGCTCTTGAGTTACTTCAATGAAGGTTATTTCATCCGAGACCACGTACCC TGGAATCGACTGTCAGAAGAGATGCTGTATCTCATTATCGTCATAGTTG GTGAGCGCTACATTCCCGGTGTCACTAACGTAACCAAAGAGGACGTAACCATGAGGGAAGTCATCCACCTGCTGTGTATCGAGCCCATGGCACATAGTAGTTTGGTCAAAGGCCTGCCGGATAAC gaGAGCCACGAAACAGGTCTGGAGTCTGTAATCGATAGTGTTGCTACATTCAA gAAACCAGGAGTGTCTGGGCACGGATTATATGAAGTGAAAAGGGAGCACTTGGTTCATTTCAACCCTTTCTTCTACCATTATTCAAAATCACAGCACAGCAAG GCTGAAGAGTCACAAAAAAAGAGGCGTGTTCACGAGGGGGCCGACAAAG cTCTGCGTCCTCCGGTGCCACCCCCTTTCTGTCCGGCCTTCTCCAACATAGTAAACCTTCTCTGCTGCGATGTCCTCGTCCACATCCTCAAATGCCTGCTGCAGAGGGCAGCTGAGGAAAAGTCCAATCTTTGGAGTGAAATCATGATCCAACGG GCCTTGCACATTATTGGCCAGGCTTTGCTTGAAGAAAAACGACAACTGGAGGAAGACGCTTCAGAGGACGTCGCTTTTGATTTTAGCCTGAAGGCTCGCA GAGTCGAACACAACAAGTCTTTGTTCCTCTTTCTGTCGAAAATTAAAGGTGTTCGTTTGCTCGAAACCCAAAAGGACATGGTCACATGGCTTCTACAG ATGTTTCAAATTATCAAGTGCCTCAGAGAGAAGTCCAGTCCAACTACCTCGATGAGTATGGAGACAAGCAAGCCTGAAGAG AGTGTTCAAGACAAAGAAAAAGCAGAGCGCAAAAGAAAGGCAGAAGCTGCCAAACTTCACCGCCAGAAAATTATGGCCCAGATGTCAGCTATGCAGAAAAACTTCATTGAGTCAAACAAGATGCTTTATGAAAACATGCCAGAAAGCGGCATGCACGGAGAGCCTGTTACATTGATGGAGAG TGCAATTGAACAGAAGGAGCTGCGTGTCGCCATTGGGCCCCAACGAGGATCCACCCCCGCAGAACGGGAGGTGCTGACCTGCATTCTTTGTCAGGAGGAGCAGGAAGTGGCATCCCGAGCTCCGGCCATGGTACTGACTGCTTGTGTGCAAAGATCCACAGTGCTGACCCAGTGCAGAGGCAAAATGCCCACCAGCAGTGAAGACG aaacagCAGCATCCTACCCGTTATTCATGCCTCCGGATTTGGTTGTGGGAACCCACACGGGAAGCTGTGGACATGTCATGCATGCCACCTGTTGGCAAAA ATATTTTGAAGCGGTCCAGAGCACCTCTAGAAACCGACTCCACACTGAACTAATCATCGACCTTGAGAATGGGGAGTACCTGTGTCCCCTGTGCAAGTCTCTCTGCAACACCGTTGTCCCCTTGATCCCCCTGGAGCCACTTGTATTTAACTA TGAAAATGCAGAGATAATTGGTCAACATTTGACCTTAACTCGCTGGATCCATATCCTTGACGCCAGGATTAAAGGACTCCAATCCCTCACGCAGGATAACG ATTGCAACATGGAAACTATTAATGAGGGCGATGCAACGTTATGCGGAGAGAGTCAGACGGATTTTAGAGCTATACTGAGCTACGGCGTGCAAGAACC GAGGAAGCTTTCCGACGGTATAGTAGAGATGCTGGCTGTGTGCGCCACCACGGTGCACCGAGTCGGGCTTCAGACGGCACCCAATGAGCTGTGCCCACGTGTGCCCCTCATGGCCTGGAACACCTGCGCCTTCACTGTTCAGGCCATCG AAAACATCTTGTACGACAAGCCGCTCTTTGGGTCTTTACAAAATAGACAG TTGGCAGGTCTGAAGGCGATTGTGCAGTTTTCAGCAGCAGAGAGAATAAAAAGCCCCCAGGCTGTTATCCAAAGACACTTCACTGATATGTTAGCAG TTTTGCTGCCGGTCATAAGCAGAAAGAATACACCTTCGATTTTGGAAGTTGACTTCTTCCATCTTCTG GTGGGATTAGTGTTGTCTTTGCCCTCGTTGTATCAGGAGGAGACGGTAGACTTGCAGCCGTCTCCTGTCAGCTCTGCCTACAACCACCTATACATCGTGCATCTGGTTACAATGGCTCATGTGCTGCAGGTGATGCTCCTCGCAACAG ACCTTCCCGTAGTGGTTGGTGATGAGGAAACGGAGGAGGCAAGAACAGCAGCAGAACTTCACGCTGTTGTGTCACAGCACACTGGAAG GCCACTTCCTGAGGTGCCAGGCAGCGCTGTAGCTCAAAGAGTGAAGACAGGAATCGAGTCTTTTTTGCGCTGTGCCGCTCTCTTTTTCAGCTGCCTTACTGGCGTTCGTCCTCCAGAGGAGCTTTCTTGTAGCACAG TTTCTTCTCAAGGTCAGATGGAAGCATTATGCAGTTACTTGGCACTTCCCTCCAATGTGTTCCAGCTCTTCCAGGAACACAAAGACACTGTGGCACCCCTGCTGCATAG GTGGTGCAGCAGTCCAGCAGTAACCAAAGGTCTGAAAGGCAAGACCCAGACAGTCAG ATACCCGAGGAGAAGAAATCGACTTATTGACCTCCCAGAGGATTACAGCACTTTGTTAAATCAAGCCAGCCATTTTCA ATGTCCCAAGTCTGCGGACGATGAGCGAAAGCATCCCACTCTGTGCCTCTTCTGTGGCGCCATGCTATGCTCCCAGAGTTCCTGCTGCCTCAGTCAGCTGGAGGGAGAAGTTGTGGGGGCCTGCACCGCGCATGCCGCCACTTGTGGCGCAGGAGTTGGCATGTTTCTCAG GGTACGAGAGTGTGAAATTGTACTGATGGCCAGTAAAACCAGAGGAAGCACATATCCTGCTCCATATTTGGATGACTACGGAGAGACTGATCCTCACCTTGG GAGGGGCAATCCACTGCATCTTTGTCCAGAACGCTACCGCAAGTTGAAGCAGATGTGGAAACAGCATTGCATCCTGGAGGAGATCGCTCGCAGCCTGGAGCTGGTCAATGTCATGTTTGCTTTCGACTGGCAAATGTTGTGA